The following are encoded together in the Acidovorax sp. KKS102 genome:
- a CDS encoding alpha/beta fold hydrolase, whose amino-acid sequence MSTTTSSFQSNADGTQVTTYTWAQTPGQPVGVVQISHGLAEHGERYDRFARALNAAGFIVHAVDHRGHGRTAGGKLGDFGSAGFGGLIADVAQFGALLRAQHGPQLPVFLFGHSMGSFAAQAAILDHSSTWSGVILSGSTALDLLAAAMANAPADAPAGLAAFNAGFEHRTGYEWLSRDAAEVDAYVADPWCGWDVPPDVIPSLFAPAPRLADPAQLARIRSDLPILIASGDADPLAAGGVLLEQLGQRYRDAGVADVAVKLYPAARHEILNETNRDEVTEDVVAWLRAHTGLA is encoded by the coding sequence ATGAGCACCACCACATCCTCCTTTCAGTCCAACGCAGACGGCACCCAGGTCACCACCTACACCTGGGCCCAAACCCCGGGTCAACCAGTGGGCGTCGTTCAAATCTCCCACGGCCTTGCCGAGCATGGCGAGCGCTACGACCGCTTTGCGCGGGCCCTGAACGCCGCAGGCTTCATCGTCCACGCGGTGGACCATCGCGGCCACGGGCGCACGGCAGGTGGCAAGCTGGGCGACTTTGGCAGCGCTGGCTTCGGCGGCCTCATTGCCGACGTGGCCCAGTTCGGCGCACTGCTGCGCGCACAGCACGGGCCGCAACTGCCCGTGTTCCTGTTCGGCCACTCCATGGGCTCGTTCGCAGCGCAGGCGGCCATCCTGGACCATTCTTCCACCTGGTCTGGCGTCATCCTGTCAGGCTCCACCGCCCTCGACCTGCTCGCCGCCGCCATGGCCAACGCCCCCGCTGACGCGCCCGCCGGGCTTGCGGCCTTCAACGCAGGTTTTGAGCACCGCACCGGCTACGAATGGCTGTCGCGCGACGCGGCCGAGGTCGATGCCTACGTGGCCGACCCATGGTGTGGCTGGGACGTGCCACCCGATGTGATCCCCTCGCTCTTCGCCCCCGCACCTCGCTTGGCCGACCCAGCGCAACTCGCGCGCATCCGCAGCGACCTGCCCATCCTCATCGCATCCGGCGACGCAGACCCGCTGGCCGCGGGCGGGGTGTTGTTGGAGCAACTGGGGCAGCGGTATCGCGATGCCGGTGTGGCCGATGTGGCGGTCAAGCTGTACCCGGCCGCGCGGCATGAGATCTTGAATGAGACGAATCGGGATGAGGTGACGGAGGATGTTGTGGCGTGGCTGCGGGCGCATACGGGTCTGGCGTAG
- a CDS encoding alpha/beta fold hydrolase gives MKPWHWASLLLAVCLSGCASLPGATTDTVDGRTVEYVQAGQGTPVVAFENGLGARLDWWSKVWPDTVAETRALAYNRAGYGRSDASPQPRDGAQVVQELRALLRARQLPPPYVLVGHSLGGLYMQLYARQYPAEVAALVLVDSTHPEQMRGAGNPDLWPTWLKVAFRLGTSDVVKQELAALDATGQRVASLPVDPSVPVFVLSALQTPGASSALAEDVRQKRADFAHLYPGSTQVWVDSGHGIPLEKPEAVVSAIRSALQAARALR, from the coding sequence ATGAAGCCATGGCACTGGGCCAGCCTGCTGCTGGCAGTCTGCTTGAGCGGTTGCGCCAGCTTGCCCGGCGCCACCACCGACACGGTGGACGGGCGCACGGTGGAGTACGTGCAGGCGGGGCAGGGCACCCCCGTGGTGGCGTTTGAGAACGGGCTGGGCGCCCGGCTGGACTGGTGGTCCAAGGTTTGGCCCGACACCGTGGCAGAAACCCGCGCGCTGGCCTACAACCGCGCGGGCTATGGCCGCAGCGACGCGTCCCCCCAGCCGCGCGATGGGGCGCAGGTGGTGCAAGAGCTGCGGGCATTGCTCAGGGCCCGCCAGCTACCGCCTCCCTATGTGCTGGTCGGCCACTCGCTGGGCGGCCTGTACATGCAGCTGTACGCGCGCCAATACCCCGCCGAGGTGGCGGCACTGGTGTTGGTGGACTCCACCCACCCCGAGCAGATGCGGGGGGCTGGCAACCCCGACCTGTGGCCGACATGGCTGAAAGTGGCCTTTCGCCTGGGCACCTCTGACGTGGTCAAACAAGAGCTGGCAGCGCTGGACGCCACGGGGCAACGCGTTGCCAGCCTGCCGGTGGACCCATCGGTGCCCGTGTTTGTGCTGAGCGCGCTGCAAACCCCAGGGGCTTCATCTGCACTGGCCGAAGACGTGCGCCAAAAGCGCGCCGACTTCGCCCACCTGTACCCCGGCTCCACCCAGGTGTGGGTGGACAGCGGGCACGGCATTCCGCTGGAGAAGCCCGAGGCCGTGGTCAGCGCAATTCGCTCAGCACTGCAGGCAGCCCGCGCGCTTCGCTGA
- a CDS encoding class I SAM-dependent methyltransferase has translation MSSSAIAPASRALPSAANPSAASAKARFWDRIAPKYATDPIADLAGYEATLQRVQGLLSPQHDVLEIGCGTGSTALRLAPFTRSLLATDVSSQMIAIAHQRLAAQPSPALRFAVADAEAMAPGPEVYDAVLAFNVLHLMTDLDDALRQLAKVLRPGGLLISKTACVAEMNPLIPYLAVPLMRAIGKAPPVLCFDEQRLRSAMVQQGLQIVCTERHGTRGKDIRAFIVARKPG, from the coding sequence ATGTCGTCTTCTGCCATTGCTCCCGCCTCCCGCGCATTGCCCTCCGCCGCCAACCCGTCGGCTGCGTCCGCCAAGGCACGGTTCTGGGACCGCATTGCACCCAAGTACGCCACCGACCCCATTGCCGACCTCGCTGGGTACGAGGCCACGCTGCAGCGCGTGCAGGGCCTGCTGTCGCCCCAGCATGACGTGCTGGAGATTGGCTGCGGCACCGGCAGCACGGCACTGCGCCTGGCGCCCTTCACCCGCAGCCTGCTGGCCACCGATGTGTCGTCGCAGATGATCGCCATCGCCCACCAGCGGCTGGCCGCGCAGCCGTCGCCCGCCTTGCGTTTTGCCGTGGCCGACGCCGAGGCCATGGCCCCGGGGCCCGAGGTGTACGACGCAGTGCTGGCCTTCAACGTGCTGCACCTGATGACCGACCTGGACGACGCGCTCAGGCAGCTGGCAAAGGTGCTGCGCCCGGGTGGTTTGCTGATCTCCAAGACCGCTTGCGTCGCAGAGATGAACCCTCTGATCCCCTACCTGGCCGTGCCCCTGATGCGCGCCATTGGCAAGGCCCCGCCGGTGCTGTGCTTTGACGAACAGCGGCTGCGCTCGGCCATGGTGCAGCAGGGCCTGCAAATCGTCTGCACCGAGCGGCACGGCACGCGCGGCAAGGACATCCGCGCCTTCATCGTGGCCCGCAAACCGGGCTGA
- a CDS encoding LysR family transcriptional regulator yields MDNLDWNQLKAFLQTAQTGSLSAAARKLGLTQPTLSRQVAAIEQQMGVTLFERVGKAMVLTPTGLDLLEHARAMGAAAEALGLAASGRSQAVGGVVSVSATDVVATHLLPPILQRLRAQAPGIAVEVISSNALSDLQRREADIAIRHVQPEQPELIARLVREARACFYASESWVQAHGHPRSAEDAVNAEFVGSDRAGRYLAYLRHYGLNLSEDNFTCYADHTVTHWALVRQGMGIGAMMDEIARDTPGIVRVLDDVAPVRFPVWLVSHRELRTSRRIRVVFEALAEGLAVDH; encoded by the coding sequence ATGGATAACCTCGACTGGAACCAACTGAAGGCCTTTTTGCAAACGGCGCAGACCGGCTCGCTGTCGGCCGCCGCACGCAAGCTTGGCCTGACCCAGCCCACCCTGAGCCGGCAGGTGGCCGCCATTGAGCAGCAGATGGGCGTGACGCTGTTTGAGCGCGTGGGCAAGGCCATGGTGCTCACACCCACCGGGCTGGACCTGCTGGAACACGCCCGCGCCATGGGCGCCGCCGCCGAGGCCCTGGGCCTGGCCGCCAGCGGGCGGTCGCAGGCGGTGGGGGGCGTGGTGTCGGTGTCGGCCACCGATGTCGTAGCGACGCACTTGCTGCCGCCCATCCTGCAACGCCTGCGGGCGCAGGCGCCCGGCATTGCCGTGGAGGTGATCTCGTCCAACGCGCTGAGCGACCTGCAGCGCCGCGAGGCCGACATTGCCATCCGCCACGTGCAGCCCGAGCAGCCCGAGCTGATTGCCCGCCTGGTGCGCGAGGCCCGGGCGTGCTTTTACGCGTCGGAGAGCTGGGTGCAAGCCCACGGCCACCCGCGCAGTGCAGAGGACGCGGTGAATGCGGAGTTTGTGGGTTCAGACCGCGCTGGCCGGTACCTTGCCTATCTGCGTCATTACGGCTTGAACCTGAGCGAAGACAACTTCACCTGCTACGCAGACCACACCGTGACCCACTGGGCGCTGGTGCGCCAGGGCATGGGCATCGGCGCCATGATGGACGAGATCGCCCGCGATACACCGGGCATCGTCCGCGTGCTGGACGATGTGGCGCCGGTGCGTTTTCCCGTCTGGCTGGTGTCGCACCGAGAGCTGCGCACATCACGGCGGATTCGGGTGGTGTTTGAGGCGCTGGCCGAGGGGCTGGCGGTAGATCACTAA
- a CDS encoding DUF2805 domain-containing protein — protein MKTPHSVNPPHASLDAATVGEIIQMALSDHVSFAQIRAVHGLHHDEVKALMRTHLAPGSYRAWRKRVRKFGERRENYK, from the coding sequence ATGAAGACACCGCACTCTGTGAACCCGCCACACGCCTCACTTGACGCTGCTACCGTGGGCGAGATCATCCAGATGGCGCTGAGCGACCACGTGAGCTTTGCGCAAATCCGCGCCGTCCATGGTCTGCACCACGATGAAGTCAAGGCACTGATGCGCACCCACCTGGCGCCGGGCAGCTACCGGGCGTGGCGCAAGCGGGTGAGAAAGTTTGGGGAGCGCCGGGAGAACTACAAGTAG
- a CDS encoding phosphotransferase enzyme family protein, whose amino-acid sequence MHPTPSPDTILFASHTTATAASVAQWVERHYDLPVQQCYLIRRNLNDNYAVRAADGSRYVARLCAIRPRGPFNVDFEVALLAHLEAQGVGVASPVLAANGATSVALPFPEGPRVLVLFRHCEGSVPDTPEDLHLTGATLAQIHSAAQSYTGPASRYVLDGHHLAGRTLDYLAAHPELAPSVLDAYRELIHRLLGELANVEDTLTRVMCHGDTHGFNNHVYSDAEGARRAAFFDFDDAGPGFLAYDLCVWLWSNLPRKAPMEPDEALLQRWQQYLAGYRAGGGHVTDADLAALPLFVQLRHLWNMGEGVARIHHWGANMMSVDWIKKQLEVMAAWARLDLPA is encoded by the coding sequence ATGCATCCAACCCCATCGCCTGACACGATCCTGTTTGCCTCCCACACCACGGCCACAGCCGCGTCTGTGGCGCAGTGGGTAGAGCGCCACTACGACCTGCCCGTGCAGCAGTGCTACCTGATCCGCCGCAACCTCAATGACAACTATGCGGTGCGAGCCGCGGATGGCAGCCGCTACGTGGCAAGGCTCTGCGCCATCCGACCGCGCGGTCCGTTCAATGTGGATTTTGAGGTCGCACTGCTGGCACATCTGGAAGCGCAGGGCGTGGGCGTGGCCTCTCCGGTGTTGGCTGCGAACGGCGCAACCAGCGTGGCTCTGCCGTTCCCCGAGGGCCCGCGTGTGCTGGTGCTCTTCCGCCACTGCGAAGGCTCCGTGCCTGACACACCCGAAGACCTGCACCTGACCGGCGCCACATTGGCGCAAATTCACAGCGCTGCGCAAAGCTACACCGGCCCCGCCAGCCGCTATGTGTTGGACGGCCACCATCTGGCAGGCCGCACGCTGGACTACCTTGCCGCCCATCCCGAGCTGGCCCCATCCGTGCTGGATGCCTACCGCGAACTGATCCACCGCCTTCTGGGCGAGTTGGCGAATGTTGAAGACACCTTGACCCGCGTGATGTGCCACGGCGACACGCATGGGTTCAACAACCATGTGTACTCTGATGCCGAAGGTGCGCGCCGCGCCGCGTTCTTCGACTTTGATGACGCCGGGCCAGGGTTTCTGGCCTATGACCTGTGTGTGTGGCTGTGGTCGAACCTGCCGCGCAAAGCCCCCATGGAGCCTGACGAAGCCTTGCTCCAGCGTTGGCAGCAGTACCTGGCTGGCTACCGCGCAGGCGGCGGCCATGTCACCGATGCCGACCTCGCCGCCTTGCCGCTCTTTGTGCAGTTGCGGCACCTGTGGAACATGGGGGAGGGCGTGGCGCGCATCCACCACTGGGGTGCCAACATGATGTCGGTCGACTGGATCAAGAAGCAGCTGGAGGTGATGGCCGCCTGGGCCCGCCTGGATTTGCCCGCTTGA
- a CDS encoding SDR family NAD(P)-dependent oxidoreductase, with protein sequence MSQPQPAATPFTSLQSLPDGYRAIVIGATGAIGSAFLAHLQADPRCALAVGLGRHTNPAVDLDDETTIVAAAQQLKAQGPWHCIIHTAGLLHGPHGMPEKRLGQLNYAQMEATFRTNTFGPALVLAHFAPLLPKQGRSLLAVLSAKVGSIGDNRLGGWYSYRASKAALNMLVKTASIEVARTHPQAVLVALHPGTVNSALSAPFNGAEIGRPAVDAAGDMLRVLDGLTPEETGSFYAYSGAPLPW encoded by the coding sequence ATGTCTCAACCACAACCCGCCGCAACGCCGTTCACTTCTTTGCAGTCGCTGCCTGATGGCTACCGCGCCATCGTCATTGGCGCCACCGGCGCCATCGGCAGCGCCTTTCTCGCCCACCTGCAGGCCGACCCGCGCTGCGCGCTGGCTGTGGGGCTGGGCCGTCATACCAACCCAGCGGTGGACTTGGACGATGAAACCACCATCGTCGCCGCCGCCCAGCAACTCAAGGCCCAGGGCCCGTGGCACTGCATCATCCACACCGCAGGCCTGCTGCACGGCCCCCACGGCATGCCTGAAAAGCGCCTGGGCCAGTTGAACTACGCGCAGATGGAGGCCACCTTCCGCACCAACACCTTCGGCCCCGCGCTCGTGCTGGCCCACTTTGCACCGCTGCTGCCCAAGCAGGGCCGCAGCCTGTTGGCCGTGCTCTCGGCCAAGGTGGGCAGCATTGGCGACAACCGCCTGGGCGGGTGGTACAGCTACCGCGCCAGCAAGGCCGCGCTCAACATGCTGGTCAAAACGGCATCCATCGAAGTGGCCCGCACCCACCCGCAGGCCGTGCTGGTGGCGCTGCACCCGGGCACGGTCAACTCGGCCTTGTCAGCCCCGTTCAACGGCGCAGAAATTGGCCGCCCGGCAGTGGACGCGGCGGGCGACATGCTGCGGGTGCTGGATGGGCTAACGCCTGAGGAGACGGGCAGCTTCTACGCCTACAGCGGCGCGCCACTCCCCTGGTAA
- a CDS encoding cryptochrome/photolyase family protein, producing MTTQQPSTPQRAHTLRLLLGDQLNPEHSWFATQDDGVVYVLMEVRQETDYVLHHAQKILAIFAAMRDLARHLREAGHRVRYVAIDDASNRQSIPGNLAALMAHYGARTLQYQHPDEWRLDEQLRTWGSEQAFAVQAVSSEHFYTTRTEMAEVFKGCKQWLMEHFYRRMRQRHSVLIDEAGEPEGGQWNYDHDNRKPWPGTPALPPDARPTHDHSALWATIQAAGVQSFGNPQAHALRWPLNRSEALAWLDHFITTTLPDFGAYEDAMSTKSARLFHSLLSFALNTKMLRPHEVVQRAQAAYHAGTAPLPAVEGFVRQILGWREYVRGIYWAHMPGYDERNALGHHTPLPDWFWTGQTRMRCMQHAVGQSLEHAYAHHIQRLMVIGNFALLAGLDPAAVHRWYLGVYIDAFEWVEVPNTVGMSQFADGGLLATKPYVSSAAYIDRMSDYCSGCHYDKKQKVGERACPYNALYWDFFARNEGTLGNNFRLGMVYRQLQKMQGPQLDALREHAASLRKRLDAL from the coding sequence ATGACCACGCAGCAACCCTCCACCCCACAGCGTGCCCACACGTTGCGCCTGCTGCTGGGCGACCAGCTCAACCCCGAGCATTCATGGTTTGCCACGCAGGACGACGGTGTGGTCTACGTGCTGATGGAAGTGCGGCAAGAGACGGACTACGTTCTGCACCACGCGCAAAAAATCCTCGCCATCTTCGCCGCCATGCGCGACCTGGCGCGCCACCTGCGCGAAGCCGGGCACCGCGTGCGCTATGTGGCCATTGACGATGCCAGCAACCGCCAGTCCATCCCCGGCAACCTGGCCGCCCTCATGGCCCACTACGGCGCGCGTACGCTGCAATACCAGCACCCCGACGAATGGCGGCTGGACGAGCAACTGCGCACATGGGGGTCAGAGCAAGCCTTTGCCGTGCAGGCCGTCAGCAGCGAGCACTTCTACACCACCCGCACCGAAATGGCCGAGGTGTTCAAAGGCTGCAAGCAGTGGCTCATGGAGCACTTCTACCGCCGCATGCGCCAGCGCCACAGCGTGCTGATTGACGAGGCTGGCGAGCCCGAAGGAGGGCAGTGGAACTACGACCACGACAACCGCAAGCCCTGGCCCGGCACACCGGCATTGCCGCCCGACGCCCGCCCCACGCACGACCACAGCGCCCTGTGGGCCACCATCCAGGCCGCAGGCGTGCAAAGCTTTGGCAACCCGCAGGCCCATGCGCTGCGCTGGCCGCTGAACCGGTCCGAGGCTTTGGCTTGGCTTGACCACTTCATCACCACCACGTTGCCCGACTTTGGCGCGTATGAAGACGCCATGAGCACCAAGAGCGCGCGGCTCTTTCACTCGCTGCTGTCCTTCGCGCTCAACACCAAAATGCTCCGCCCGCACGAGGTGGTGCAACGCGCCCAGGCTGCGTACCACGCGGGCACCGCGCCCCTGCCTGCGGTGGAGGGCTTTGTCCGCCAGATCCTCGGCTGGCGCGAATATGTGCGCGGCATCTACTGGGCCCACATGCCCGGCTACGACGAGCGCAACGCCCTGGGCCACCACACGCCGCTGCCTGATTGGTTCTGGACGGGCCAAACCCGCATGCGCTGCATGCAGCACGCCGTGGGCCAGTCGCTGGAGCATGCGTACGCCCACCACATCCAGCGTCTCATGGTCATCGGCAACTTTGCGCTTCTGGCGGGGCTCGACCCTGCCGCCGTGCACCGCTGGTACCTGGGCGTGTACATCGACGCCTTTGAATGGGTGGAAGTGCCCAACACCGTGGGCATGAGCCAGTTTGCCGACGGCGGCCTGCTCGCTACCAAGCCCTACGTCAGCAGCGCCGCCTACATCGACCGCATGAGCGACTACTGCAGCGGCTGCCACTACGACAAAAAGCAAAAAGTGGGTGAGCGCGCCTGCCCGTACAACGCGCTGTACTGGGACTTTTTTGCGCGCAACGAAGGCACGCTGGGCAACAACTTTCGCCTCGGCATGGTGTACCGCCAGCTGCAGAAGATGCAGGGCCCGCAACTGGATGCGCTTCGCGAGCATGCTGCCAGTCTGCGCAAGCGGCTGGATGCGCTGTAG
- a CDS encoding DASH family cryptochrome, giving the protein MSTVLFWFRSDLRLHDQPALRAALTSGATHLLPVVCLPAPDESTPWGFARVCAHRRAFTAAALRGLHQRMRALGNPLLICQAPPATALLQLAKAVGATTVVCEDIAAPYEQAQVAALRAAGLQVRTVWQSSLLPPSRMPWPVDQLPGVFTSFRQKVERAGITPAVPLPAPARLLPPPDVPVSVLQAVGAEQGAEAIQLPAPPQGSDARSSFPYGTPGCDGSEVAALGHLAQYLARKLPHSYKDTRNGLTGLDYSSKFSPWLATGALSPRQIDADLKAFERDHGANDGTYWLWFELLWRDYFRLLHLQYGAVLYRARGLSELPPAPHNPRGFERWCRGDTGQPLVDAAMRELAATGYLSNRLRQVAASYLIYDLRGDWRAGAAWFESQLVDYDVYSNQANWLYIAGRGTDPRGGRRFNPIKQAQDHDADGSYRRLWGTA; this is encoded by the coding sequence ATGAGCACCGTGCTGTTCTGGTTCCGCAGCGACCTGCGCCTGCACGACCAACCCGCGTTGCGCGCCGCACTCACCAGCGGTGCCACCCACCTGCTGCCCGTGGTGTGTTTGCCCGCACCGGATGAGTCCACCCCCTGGGGATTTGCCCGGGTGTGTGCACACCGCCGGGCCTTTACCGCCGCAGCACTGCGCGGTCTGCATCAGCGGATGCGCGCGCTGGGCAACCCACTGCTCATCTGCCAAGCCCCGCCCGCCACCGCCTTGCTGCAACTGGCAAAGGCCGTGGGTGCCACCACCGTGGTGTGCGAAGACATTGCCGCCCCCTACGAACAGGCCCAGGTGGCTGCACTGCGCGCCGCTGGCCTGCAGGTGCGCACCGTGTGGCAGAGCAGCCTGCTGCCCCCGTCGCGGATGCCTTGGCCTGTAGACCAGTTGCCCGGCGTGTTCACCAGCTTCCGCCAAAAGGTGGAGCGCGCAGGCATCACCCCCGCCGTGCCATTGCCTGCACCCGCCCGGCTGCTTCCGCCACCTGACGTACCCGTGTCTGTTTTGCAGGCGGTGGGTGCAGAGCAGGGCGCCGAAGCCATCCAGCTACCCGCGCCGCCGCAGGGCAGCGATGCCCGCTCATCCTTCCCATACGGCACGCCTGGCTGCGATGGCAGCGAGGTCGCCGCACTAGGCCACCTGGCACAGTATCTGGCCCGCAAGCTGCCCCACAGCTACAAGGACACACGCAATGGACTCACGGGGCTGGACTACTCCAGCAAGTTCTCGCCCTGGCTGGCCACGGGTGCGCTATCTCCGCGCCAGATTGATGCCGACCTGAAAGCCTTCGAGCGCGACCACGGCGCGAACGATGGCACCTACTGGCTGTGGTTCGAGCTGCTGTGGCGCGACTACTTTCGGCTGCTGCACCTGCAATACGGCGCGGTGCTGTACCGGGCGCGGGGCCTGTCAGAACTACCGCCCGCCCCGCACAACCCGCGCGGCTTTGAGCGCTGGTGCCGGGGCGATACCGGCCAGCCCCTGGTCGATGCCGCCATGCGCGAGCTGGCCGCCACCGGGTATCTGAGCAACCGCCTGCGCCAGGTGGCAGCCAGCTACCTCATCTACGACCTGCGGGGCGACTGGCGCGCAGGCGCGGCATGGTTTGAATCGCAACTGGTGGACTACGACGTGTACAGCAACCAGGCCAACTGGCTCTACATTGCCGGGCGCGGCACCGACCCGCGCGGGGGCCGCCGCTTCAACCCCATCAAGCAGGCGCAAGACCACGACGCCGACGGCAGCTACCGCCGCCTATGGGGCACAGCATGA
- a CDS encoding DUF2256 domain-containing protein: MRMRKKSDLPQKTCQHCGLPFAWRKKWEKVWDEVKYCSDRCRSERKRSDKSAGEGAA; encoded by the coding sequence ATGCGCATGCGCAAAAAATCCGACCTTCCGCAAAAGACCTGCCAACACTGCGGCCTGCCCTTTGCCTGGCGCAAGAAGTGGGAAAAGGTGTGGGACGAAGTGAAGTACTGCTCTGACCGCTGCCGCAGCGAACGCAAGCGCAGCGACAAGTCCGCAGGGGAGGGCGCCGCATGA
- a CDS encoding FAD-binding domain-containing protein, whose product MSYTVVWFKRDLRVHDHAPLHHAAAQGPVLCLYVIEPSLWAQPDAALQHYHFVQESLHDLAQALQRRGATLQVAVGEVVDVLARLHALAPFHTLVAHEETGNAHTYARDQAVGRWCRTQGVAWREWPQHGVVRRLRSRDDWQQQWQAFMHAPVVPAPVPEALHSRTLPWPAQPWPSAAELGLAAHDPPQRQRGGRKEGLRVLQDFLAERSQGYRGGISSPLTAPSACSRLSPYLALGSLGMREVVQATQRRQQQLKGSTEPGAAWQRKGLTAFMSRLHWHCHFIQKLESEPALEHHNLHRGYNGLREGEWNPAHFEALVAGRTGWPMVDACVAMLRETGWINFRMRAMLVSVASYPLWLHWRTVGEWLTRQFLDYEPGIHWSQMQMQAGTTGINTTRVYNPIKQAQNHDPHGHFVRQWLPALRRVPDAWLLEPWRMPPDVQARCGVRVGHDIAVPLVDLDTATRTAKARVHSLRAQPAVRAAQAAIVEKHGSRQFRDGGSAQAPAQARARNAAQHPQQQTLDF is encoded by the coding sequence ATGAGCTACACCGTCGTCTGGTTCAAACGCGACTTGCGCGTGCATGACCACGCGCCGCTGCACCACGCTGCCGCCCAGGGCCCGGTGCTGTGTCTGTATGTGATTGAGCCCAGCCTGTGGGCCCAGCCCGATGCGGCCCTGCAGCACTACCACTTTGTGCAAGAAAGCCTGCACGACCTGGCCCAGGCCCTGCAGCGGCGCGGTGCCACGCTGCAGGTGGCCGTGGGCGAGGTGGTGGACGTGCTGGCCCGCCTGCACGCGCTGGCTCCCTTCCACACCCTGGTGGCCCATGAGGAAACGGGCAACGCCCACACCTACGCCCGCGACCAGGCCGTTGGCCGTTGGTGCCGCACGCAGGGCGTAGCCTGGCGCGAATGGCCCCAGCACGGCGTGGTGCGTCGCCTGCGCTCGCGCGATGACTGGCAACAGCAATGGCAGGCCTTCATGCACGCGCCCGTGGTGCCTGCCCCTGTGCCAGAGGCCCTGCACAGCCGCACGCTGCCGTGGCCCGCACAGCCCTGGCCCAGCGCGGCCGAGCTGGGTTTGGCGGCGCACGACCCACCCCAACGCCAGCGCGGCGGCCGCAAAGAAGGTCTGCGCGTGCTGCAAGATTTTTTGGCAGAGCGCAGCCAGGGCTACCGGGGCGGCATCTCATCGCCGCTCACCGCGCCCAGTGCCTGCTCGCGTCTGTCTCCCTATCTGGCCCTGGGCAGCCTGGGTATGCGCGAGGTGGTGCAGGCCACCCAGCGCCGCCAGCAACAGCTTAAAGGCAGCACTGAGCCTGGAGCCGCATGGCAGCGCAAGGGGCTCACCGCCTTCATGAGCCGCCTGCACTGGCACTGCCATTTCATCCAGAAGCTCGAATCCGAACCCGCGCTGGAGCACCACAACCTGCACCGGGGCTACAACGGCCTGCGCGAAGGCGAATGGAACCCCGCCCACTTCGAGGCCCTGGTCGCGGGGCGCACCGGCTGGCCCATGGTGGATGCCTGCGTGGCCATGCTGCGCGAGACGGGGTGGATCAACTTCCGCATGCGGGCCATGCTGGTGTCGGTGGCCTCGTACCCGCTATGGCTGCACTGGCGGACCGTGGGCGAGTGGCTGACCCGCCAGTTTCTGGATTACGAGCCCGGCATCCACTGGAGTCAGATGCAAATGCAGGCGGGCACCACGGGCATCAACACCACCCGCGTCTACAACCCCATCAAGCAGGCGCAAAACCACGACCCCCACGGCCACTTTGTGCGTCAGTGGCTGCCCGCCTTGCGCCGCGTGCCCGATGCCTGGCTGCTGGAGCCCTGGCGCATGCCGCCCGATGTGCAGGCCCGCTGCGGCGTGCGCGTGGGCCACGACATTGCCGTGCCGCTGGTAGACCTGGACACCGCCACCCGCACCGCTAAGGCTCGCGTGCACAGCCTGCGCGCCCAGCCCGCCGTGCGTGCCGCCCAGGCCGCGATTGTGGAAAAGCACGGCTCCCGCCAGTTTCGCGATGGCGGCAGCGCGCAGGCGCCTGCCCAGGCCCGCGCACGCAACGCCGCCCAGCACCCCCAGCAGCAAACCCTGGACTTTTGA